From Oryza sativa Japonica Group chromosome 4, ASM3414082v1, one genomic window encodes:
- the LOC4336319 gene encoding calcium uptake protein, mitochondrial, with product MAPPLLPRGAALLLLLRSAARRPAAASSRGFLSSAAAGGREGALAAAAVAVVGSGLGLWLVPPSLADSGEAVADAPAVQISVGSGSGAVGAVEERGRKRRFLLGDSFRRRVFFNYEKRIRLLSPPEKIFEYFASVRNPEGEVFMLPADLMRAVVPVFPPSESNIVREGRLRGERNPGELHCAPSEFFMLFDTNGDRLISFAEYIFFVTLLSIPESSFSAAFKMFDVDHSGEIDKEEFKKVMALMRSYNRQGANHRDGLRTGLKVGQPVENGGVVEYFFGNDGNEPLHYDKFTNFLKGLHDEIIRLEFSHYDVKSSNTIPAKDFALSMVASADMNHINKLLDRVDNLGNDPDLKGVRITFEEFKSFADLRRRLEPLAMAIFTYGKVNGLLTKQDLKRAAHHVCGVDLTDRVVDIIFHVFDTNHDGNLSSEEFVRALQRRETDVRQPATPGSMGLLSYWLNFNKCSSLTQMLLK from the exons ATGGCTCCTccgctcctcccccgcggcgcggccctcctcctcctcctccgctccgccgcccgacggccggcggcggcgtcctcccgCGGCTTCCTGTCGAGCGCTGCGGCGGGAGGCCGCGAGGGggcgctggccgccgccgcggtggcggtggtggggtCCGGCCTGGGTCTGTGGCTGGTGCCCCCCTCGCTCGcggactccggcgaggcggtggccgaCGCCCCGGCGGTACAGATCTCGGtaggctccggctccggcgcggTAGGCGCCGTGGAGGAGCGAGGCCGGAAGAGGAGGTTCCTCCTCGGAG ACTCGTTCCGCAGAAGGGTGTTCTTCAATTACGAGAAACGGATACGGCTGCTCAGCCCTCCTGAAAAG ATCTTTGAATATTTCGCGTCTGTGCGGAACCCGGAAGGGGAAGTATTCATGTTGCCTGCTGACTTGATGAGAGCAGTAGTTCCTGTTTTCCCTCCATCGGAGTCGAACATAGTTCGGGAGGGAAGATTAAGGGGGGAACGCAATCCTGGAGAGTTGCACTGTGCTCCATCGGAGTTCTTCATGCTGTTTGACACAAACGGTGATAGGCTCATCTCCTTTGCCGA GTACATCTTTTTTGTGACATTGCTCAGCATCCCTGAGTCAAGTTTCAGTGCGGccttcaaaatgtttgacgttgACCACAGCGG GGAGATAGACAAAGAAGAGTTCAAGAAAGTAATGGCACTGATGCGATCCTATAACAGACAAGGAGCCAACCATAGAGATGGCTTACGTACTGGACTAAAAGTTGGTCAGCCTGTGGAAAATGGTGGAGTGGTTGAATACTTCTTTGGTAATGATGGGAACGAACCTCTACACTATGACAAGTTTACAAATTTTTTGAAAGGATTGCATGACGAG ATCATTCGTCTGGAATTCAGTCACTATGACGTCAAGTCATCTAATACTATCCCAGCAAAGGATTTCGCATTATCCATGGTTGCTTCTGCTGACATGAATCACATCAACAAGCTACTTGATAGAGTTGATAATTTAGGCAATGATCCTGATCTCAAAGGAGTGCGCATCACCTTCGAG GAGTTTAAATCCTTTGCTGATTTGCGACGAAGATTGGAGCCACTGGCGATGGCTATCTTTACTTATGGGAAAGTAAATGGGCTGTTGACAAAGCAGGATCTCAAGCGTGCAGCGCACCAT GTTTGTGGTGTTGACTTAACTGACAGAGTAGTTGACATCATTTTCCATGTGTTTGATACAAATCATGATGGGAACTTGAGCTCGGAGGAATTTGTGAGAGCATTACAAAGACGAGAAACTGATGTTCGTCAGCCAGCGACACCAGGCTCTATGGGGCTGTTGTCTTACTGGCTAAACTTCAACAAGTGTTCTTCGCTTACACAGATGCTGCTCAAGTAG